From Cyclobacteriaceae bacterium, a single genomic window includes:
- a CDS encoding carboxypeptidase-like regulatory domain-containing protein, whose protein sequence is MISAQSFSLFHGKIIDEETSSPLIYATISLRGTSIGTITNNDGDFEFYIPSGHEKDTLLVSMLSYSTYKTAISQLSPDKNHVIRLKMISIILNEVTINAEKISPNEIFKKAYQNLEETFPQEPFILRGFYRQLNTENDKNVLLVEAAVNISDKKTRLNNNFRLQEKVTVSQVRSSKSFFKNTDENYFEKSNTLNWLLVFNYAKYRNHFVMDRKSFVLDSIVTYNERSYFVISSTAQGLTGKNIFTLYIDSEDFSFLKIKNESVAHKGSYLQNFDVWVNKENTKVLKLTASSQIYQFKQYMGKMYMEHARSYSKGVIINTKTDETEWNVTDENMLVINEVVVDNSRAAEGVVMDNHKNIKFLSKDYDAKFWSDYKLVNLTPLTKKQLSDLEQDSPLIEQFKKQTRK, encoded by the coding sequence ATGATTAGTGCCCAATCATTTTCTCTCTTTCATGGAAAAATTATTGATGAGGAAACCAGCTCTCCTTTGATCTATGCTACAATCTCATTGCGGGGCACCAGCATTGGAACGATCACTAATAATGATGGTGATTTTGAATTCTACATCCCTTCCGGCCACGAGAAGGATACGCTGCTTGTTTCTATGTTGAGCTATTCAACTTATAAAACAGCAATTAGTCAACTCAGCCCTGATAAGAATCATGTGATCAGGCTTAAAATGATTTCTATAATTCTGAATGAGGTGACAATTAATGCAGAAAAAATTTCACCGAATGAGATCTTTAAAAAAGCGTATCAAAATTTGGAAGAGACTTTTCCTCAGGAGCCTTTTATACTGCGGGGATTTTATCGTCAGCTAAATACCGAAAATGATAAGAATGTGCTTTTGGTAGAAGCTGCTGTAAATATTTCTGATAAGAAGACCAGGCTGAATAACAATTTCAGATTGCAAGAAAAAGTGACGGTGAGTCAAGTCCGGTCGAGTAAGAGCTTTTTTAAAAATACGGATGAGAATTATTTTGAGAAATCAAATACGCTTAACTGGCTTCTGGTTTTCAATTATGCGAAGTATAGAAATCATTTTGTTATGGATCGAAAGAGTTTTGTTCTCGATAGTATCGTCACGTATAATGAACGGTCATATTTTGTCATTAGCAGCACTGCGCAAGGATTAACTGGTAAGAACATTTTCACCTTGTATATTGATTCTGAGGACTTTTCATTTTTGAAGATAAAAAATGAATCGGTCGCTCATAAGGGCAGTTATCTTCAAAACTTCGATGTTTGGGTGAATAAGGAAAACACAAAAGTTCTCAAGCTTACTGCGAGCAGTCAAATCTATCAATTTAAGCAATACATGGGTAAAATGTATATGGAACACGCACGTTCCTATAGTAAAGGGGTAATTATTAATACAAAAACTGATGAAACAGAGTGGAATGTAACAGACGAAAATATGTTGGTAATCAATGAAGTTGTCGTGGATAACTCCAGGGCAGCCGAAGGTGTGGTAATGGATAATCACAAAAACATCAAGTTCCTTTCTAAGGATTATGATGCAAAGTTCTGGAGCGATTATAAGCTTGTTAATCTGACTCCCCTGACGAAGAAACAGTTATCCGATCTTGAGCAGGATTCCCCTTTAATTGAACAATTCAAGAAGCAAACTAGAAAATAA
- a CDS encoding sensor histidine kinase, translated as MKPSFQSIFKSSILFHVAGWIIFFIAPLLLSPPNEFESILTDTGTLESMLIRNLVLMGLFYFNLLFLAPVVLKNNSIGVFLFILIAFIIGVSLLNLKIHHFFSEDFGDPFRQGPPPEPPNGDFGPGGDPNMSSGRRFRPMMFPGPLFSSFLITIIIVSISTSLVLWKDWVKAKATEQERAFQKLASELAVLKLQISPHFLFNTLNNIRWLVRSKSDQAEEAVIKLSQLLRYILYQTDLEKVALEKEIQNLKDYISLQQMRLTEHQSIQYFFQEDSGNKSIVPLLFIPLVENVFKYGDFAGSFQNKIELTVSKDLLTFQTENLILKTLPVVNKQESGIGLTNVKKRLMLHYQDKHSLVSSEANGIFRLKLEIILT; from the coding sequence ATGAAGCCCTCATTTCAGTCCATTTTCAAAAGCAGCATCCTCTTTCATGTGGCTGGGTGGATTATATTTTTCATAGCCCCGCTATTGCTCTCACCACCCAATGAGTTTGAATCGATACTCACAGATACTGGAACACTTGAATCAATGTTGATCAGGAATCTTGTATTAATGGGGTTATTTTACTTCAATCTTTTATTCCTTGCGCCTGTCGTTCTGAAAAATAACAGCATCGGAGTTTTTCTTTTTATTCTGATTGCCTTCATAATCGGAGTAAGTCTGTTGAATCTAAAAATTCATCATTTCTTTTCTGAAGATTTTGGCGACCCATTTAGACAAGGACCTCCGCCTGAACCACCCAACGGTGATTTTGGTCCTGGAGGTGATCCAAATATGAGTTCGGGTCGTCGATTCAGGCCTATGATGTTTCCGGGACCGCTCTTCTCTAGTTTTCTTATTACCATCATCATCGTCAGCATCAGCACAAGTCTGGTATTATGGAAAGATTGGGTAAAAGCAAAAGCAACTGAGCAAGAGCGTGCATTTCAAAAATTAGCTTCGGAACTTGCTGTTCTCAAATTGCAAATCAGTCCTCATTTCTTATTTAATACTTTGAATAATATACGATGGTTGGTTCGATCTAAGTCGGATCAGGCTGAGGAGGCGGTCATCAAACTTTCACAATTGTTGCGATATATTTTATATCAGACGGATCTTGAAAAGGTTGCGTTAGAAAAGGAAATCCAGAACCTCAAGGATTATATAAGTCTGCAACAAATGAGATTGACTGAACATCAGAGTATACAATATTTTTTTCAGGAAGATTCTGGAAACAAGAGCATCGTCCCTTTATTATTTATTCCTTTAGTAGAAAATGTTTTTAAGTACGGAGATTTTGCTGGTTCCTTTCAAAATAAAATTGAATTAACTGTTAGCAAAGACTTGCTGACATTCCAAACAGAAAACCTTATACTTAAAACACTTCCGGTTGTCAATAAGCAAGAATCCGGAATCGGTCTGACAAATGTGAAAAAAAGACTGATGCTGCACTATCAGGATAAGCACAGCCTAGTCTCCTCAGAAGCGAATGGGATTTTCAGACTTAAGCTTGAAATAATTCTGACCTAA
- a CDS encoding PadR family transcriptional regulator, whose product MKRTYLGEFEELVLLTVASLMDDAYGVSIMNEISNQSGRESNISAIHAVLKRLESKGFLKSKMGGATTERGGRRKRYFQLTNSGRKTVDQTIELRIQLFNRVPGYSLKLS is encoded by the coding sequence ATGAAAAGAACCTACCTGGGAGAATTTGAGGAGCTTGTGTTGCTCACAGTCGCCTCGTTAATGGATGATGCTTATGGTGTCTCTATTATGAATGAAATATCCAATCAATCCGGGCGAGAATCAAATATCAGCGCTATCCATGCTGTACTGAAGAGACTGGAGTCAAAAGGATTTCTGAAATCAAAAATGGGGGGTGCCACCACCGAAAGAGGAGGAAGGCGGAAAAGGTATTTCCAGTTGACCAACAGCGGAAGAAAAACGGTAGATCAAACGATCGAATTAAGGATTCAATTGTTTAACCGTGTACCCGGATATTCCTTAAAATTATCTTAA
- a CDS encoding competence/damage-inducible protein A codes for MKTILAELLTIGDEILYGQIVDTNSQWMSVELDKIGIKIIRKTSIGDREDEILTAFAEAEKRADVVLITGGLGPTSDDITKPCLAKYFNCEIKMHEEALAEVTEFFTSRGREITEINRQQAALPVCCTKITNPIGTAPGMWFERNGKVFMSMPGVPHEMKRMMTERVIPKLLETYKMPTIIHKVLRTVGIGESFLADKISSWEKSLPEHIKLAYLPSLGEVKLRLTGFGDDSAKLKSEIDSFVEKINPLAGEYIFGYGEDPLEVVIGNTLRNKKLTLSVAESCTGGYVSHLITSVPGCSDYFLGSMIPYDYQIKMRQLGVKPETLEKYGAVSEPTIIEMANIVRAKFNTDIGVATSGIAGPGGATPDKPVGTVWIAYSDKHHTVTKKLQLSKDRAINIRLASAAVLNLIRLSLPK; via the coding sequence ATGAAAACAATTCTGGCAGAACTACTCACCATTGGCGATGAAATCCTTTATGGTCAGATTGTAGATACCAACTCCCAATGGATGAGCGTGGAGCTCGATAAGATAGGCATTAAGATTATCCGCAAAACTTCCATTGGAGATCGTGAAGATGAGATTCTTACCGCTTTTGCGGAAGCAGAAAAACGTGCTGACGTTGTACTAATTACCGGAGGACTGGGACCCACCAGCGATGATATTACAAAGCCCTGCCTTGCAAAATATTTCAATTGCGAAATCAAGATGCATGAAGAAGCGCTGGCTGAGGTGACAGAATTCTTCACAAGTCGCGGACGCGAAATAACAGAGATCAATCGTCAGCAAGCTGCACTTCCTGTTTGCTGTACAAAGATTACGAACCCGATAGGCACTGCACCTGGGATGTGGTTTGAAAGAAACGGAAAAGTATTTATGTCAATGCCTGGTGTTCCGCACGAAATGAAGCGTATGATGACTGAGCGTGTTATTCCGAAATTACTGGAGACTTATAAAATGCCCACGATCATTCATAAAGTTTTGAGAACGGTAGGCATCGGTGAATCCTTTCTTGCTGATAAGATCTCTTCCTGGGAAAAATCCTTACCGGAACATATTAAGCTCGCTTACTTGCCTAGTCTGGGAGAAGTAAAACTGAGACTTACTGGATTTGGCGACGATTCCGCAAAACTGAAATCAGAAATTGATTCATTCGTTGAGAAAATAAATCCTCTTGCCGGAGAGTACATCTTTGGATATGGAGAAGATCCATTGGAAGTAGTCATCGGAAATACGTTGAGAAATAAAAAACTGACACTGTCGGTAGCAGAAAGCTGTACAGGTGGTTATGTTTCTCATTTAATCACCAGCGTTCCGGGATGCTCAGATTATTTTCTAGGAAGTATGATTCCCTACGACTATCAGATTAAAATGAGACAGCTGGGAGTCAAGCCTGAAACATTAGAAAAATATGGAGCTGTAAGTGAACCGACAATCATTGAGATGGCAAACATTGTCCGGGCAAAGTTCAACACAGACATTGGAGTTGCCACCAGCGGAATTGCGGGACCCGGAGGCGCAACACCTGATAAGCCCGTTGGTACTGTCTGGATTGCATATTCTGACAAACATCACACTGTAACGAAGAAATTACAACTCAGCAAGGATCGAGCGATCAATATACGACTAGCATCTGCTGCAGTTTTAAATCTGATCCGACTGAGTTTGCCAAAATAA
- a CDS encoding lactate 2-monooxygenase, whose protein sequence is MSKSTFSGADRQREIYLKGFAGIRSQVPIDWFKLEEKAKKMMSEEAFAYIAGGAGLESTVLSNRSSFEKYRIVPRMLKNVSERDTTIELFGHKLSSPLMLSPVGVLEMVNEHADVGVGRAAAAENVPYILSNQASRPMEEVAAAMGNGHRWFQLYWSKSNDLVASLVERAEKCGCSAIAVTLDTTLLGWRTRDLDLAYLPFLEGKGIAQYTSDPVFQRLMDEPDTASAPSQKVTLDSISGLIKMVNNYPGNGFIKKLKSGRPVKAVRKFTALYSNPALTWSDLAFLRKHTKLPILLKGILHPDDARMAIDHGVDGMIVSNHGGRQVDGSISTFEALPNIVDVVKGRVPILMDSGIRGGADIFKAIALGATAVCIGRPYVYGLTIGGEEGVRDVIRNLLADFNLTMGLAGCKSISEINQETLVRS, encoded by the coding sequence ATGAGTAAATCAACATTTTCGGGAGCTGACAGACAGCGTGAGATCTATTTAAAGGGCTTTGCAGGAATTCGTTCACAGGTTCCGATCGATTGGTTTAAGCTTGAGGAAAAAGCAAAGAAAATGATGAGTGAGGAGGCCTTCGCTTACATCGCCGGAGGTGCCGGACTTGAAAGTACAGTGTTGTCTAACCGAAGTTCTTTTGAAAAGTACAGGATCGTTCCGCGAATGTTAAAAAATGTTAGTGAACGTGACACTACCATTGAATTGTTTGGACATAAACTTTCATCGCCGCTGATGCTCTCGCCGGTGGGAGTTCTTGAGATGGTAAATGAACACGCAGATGTAGGAGTGGGAAGAGCTGCTGCTGCCGAAAACGTTCCTTATATATTAAGTAATCAGGCGAGCAGGCCAATGGAAGAGGTGGCTGCAGCGATGGGAAACGGTCATCGATGGTTTCAATTGTATTGGAGCAAATCAAATGATCTGGTTGCAAGTCTTGTTGAAAGAGCAGAGAAGTGCGGCTGCTCTGCTATCGCAGTTACTTTGGATACAACATTGTTAGGTTGGAGAACGCGTGACCTGGATCTTGCATATCTCCCTTTTCTTGAAGGGAAGGGCATAGCTCAGTATACTTCTGATCCTGTTTTTCAAAGATTAATGGATGAGCCAGACACGGCCTCAGCGCCATCGCAAAAGGTTACACTTGATTCTATATCAGGACTTATTAAAATGGTGAACAATTATCCAGGAAACGGATTTATAAAAAAACTAAAGTCCGGCAGACCTGTAAAGGCAGTTCGGAAATTCACAGCACTTTATTCCAATCCAGCACTCACATGGAGTGACCTTGCATTTTTGCGAAAGCATACAAAGCTTCCAATCTTATTGAAAGGTATTCTTCATCCTGATGATGCCCGTATGGCAATTGATCATGGTGTTGATGGAATGATCGTTTCAAATCATGGCGGTCGTCAGGTAGATGGCTCGATCAGTACATTCGAAGCATTACCAAATATTGTTGACGTGGTAAAAGGCAGAGTGCCGATCCTGATGGATAGTGGAATCCGTGGAGGGGCGGATATTTTCAAAGCAATTGCACTTGGAGCGACCGCTGTATGCATTGGCAGACCTTATGTATATGGACTTACTATTGGTGGTGAAGAGGGCGTTCGGGATGTTATTCGAAACCTGCTTGCCGATTTTAATCTTACCATGGGTCTTGCGGGCTGCAAAAGTATTTCTGAGATCAATCAGGAAACACTTGTTCGTTCATAG
- a CDS encoding M20/M25/M40 family metallo-hydrolase: MNSKKIFPVLSLFFGLSLVNSGFAQPNQQLTHDIFKELIEINTTNSSGNTTQAAEAMAARLRAAGFTDKDIFVGGPDPRKGNLVATLRGTGKRKPLLLLAHLDVVEALREDWTTDPFKFEEIDGFYYARGASDDKAMAAIFVANMIRFKQEKFTPDRDIILALTADEEGGDFNGVDWLLKNHKELINAEMALNEGAGGREVEGKKIFNGVQLSEKVFQSFKIEVKNRGGHSSMPRKDNAIYRLVKGLDNLSKFEFPVNLNEGTRVFFDRSSRNETGQLAEDMKEIVKPMPSADAIARLSVFPNYNATMRTTCVATMISGGHAENALPQTATATINCRILPGEDPAKIKEMLVGVFADEGISVTAIKPAKPSPASPMSTEVFGPIERITQQMWPGIPVIPIMSTGATDGAYLRNNGIPTYGVSGIFFDANDIRAHGKDERIRIKSFYDGQEFLYKVVKEMTQKLTVKRND, translated from the coding sequence ATGAATTCAAAGAAGATCTTTCCAGTACTGAGTTTATTTTTCGGTCTGTCCCTTGTCAACTCAGGTTTTGCGCAGCCAAATCAACAATTGACACATGATATCTTCAAAGAGCTGATCGAGATTAACACCACCAACTCTTCCGGAAACACTACCCAGGCAGCGGAAGCGATGGCCGCAAGATTGCGTGCAGCTGGATTTACTGACAAAGATATTTTTGTCGGTGGGCCTGATCCCCGAAAAGGAAATCTGGTAGCAACTTTGCGTGGAACCGGGAAGAGAAAACCTCTACTACTTCTTGCTCACCTTGACGTTGTGGAAGCATTGAGAGAAGATTGGACCACCGATCCATTCAAGTTTGAAGAGATTGATGGATTTTATTATGCCCGCGGGGCTAGTGACGACAAAGCCATGGCTGCAATTTTTGTTGCCAATATGATTCGCTTCAAGCAGGAAAAATTTACCCCTGATCGTGATATCATTCTTGCATTAACGGCCGATGAAGAAGGTGGAGATTTTAATGGGGTTGACTGGCTTTTGAAAAATCATAAGGAATTGATCAATGCTGAGATGGCATTAAATGAAGGTGCAGGTGGACGGGAAGTAGAAGGAAAAAAAATATTCAATGGTGTTCAGCTTAGTGAAAAAGTATTTCAAAGCTTTAAGATTGAAGTGAAAAATCGTGGGGGACATAGTTCGATGCCACGCAAAGACAACGCGATCTATCGCTTGGTTAAAGGATTGGATAATTTATCAAAATTTGAGTTTCCGGTTAATCTTAATGAAGGCACACGGGTTTTCTTTGATCGTAGCTCCAGAAATGAAACCGGTCAGTTGGCAGAAGACATGAAAGAGATTGTTAAACCAATGCCCAGTGCTGATGCTATCGCCCGTCTTTCAGTGTTTCCAAATTACAATGCAACGATGCGTACGACTTGTGTGGCAACAATGATCAGCGGTGGTCACGCTGAAAACGCATTACCTCAAACTGCTACGGCAACAATCAACTGCCGTATTCTTCCCGGAGAAGACCCCGCAAAAATTAAGGAAATGTTAGTTGGTGTTTTTGCAGATGAGGGCATATCGGTAACCGCAATTAAACCAGCGAAACCAAGTCCAGCTTCACCAATGAGCACAGAAGTATTTGGTCCGATAGAGCGGATTACTCAACAAATGTGGCCAGGCATACCGGTTATTCCAATCATGTCAACAGGCGCCACCGATGGTGCATATCTGCGCAACAATGGTATTCCAACGTATGGCGTTTCCGGGATCTTCTTTGATGCAAATGATATCCGGGCTCATGGAAAGGATGAGCGGATCAGGATTAAATCCTTTTATGATGGCCAGGAATTCCTGTATAAGGTTGTGAAGGAAATGACACAGAAATTAACCGTGAAAAGAAACGATTAG
- a CDS encoding DUF4197 domain-containing protein, producing the protein MKKIFFAGLVAMSACASAQIDLNKALSDVKKVVSTTGTPTSGEVAEGLKEALVKGITKGSDLVSVTDGYFKNPEIKIPFPPDVKKVEDRLRQIGLGKDVDRFILTLNRGAEDAAKEAKPIFINAIKQMTIDDAWAILKGQPDAATQFLKRTTSAQLKEKFKPIIQNSLNKVSATKYYGDIVTRYNKIPFVDKVNPDLNEYATDRALTGLFTMIAAQEKSIRENPLERTTELLKKVFGAQK; encoded by the coding sequence ATGAAGAAAATATTTTTTGCAGGATTGGTGGCAATGTCGGCGTGTGCCTCTGCGCAAATTGATTTGAACAAGGCACTTTCTGATGTAAAGAAAGTTGTAAGTACTACCGGCACTCCGACCTCCGGAGAAGTTGCAGAAGGGCTGAAGGAAGCTCTTGTGAAGGGTATAACGAAGGGATCAGACCTTGTTTCAGTTACCGATGGGTATTTCAAGAACCCTGAGATAAAAATTCCGTTTCCACCGGATGTAAAGAAAGTTGAGGATCGTCTCCGCCAGATTGGGTTAGGAAAAGATGTAGATCGTTTTATTCTCACGTTAAATCGGGGAGCAGAAGATGCAGCAAAAGAAGCTAAGCCAATTTTTATTAATGCAATCAAGCAAATGACGATCGATGATGCCTGGGCTATCCTCAAAGGACAGCCTGATGCAGCAACTCAATTTTTAAAGAGAACAACCTCTGCCCAATTGAAAGAAAAATTTAAGCCAATCATTCAAAACTCACTAAATAAAGTAAGCGCTACGAAGTACTATGGTGATATTGTAACCCGATACAATAAAATCCCATTTGTTGATAAGGTAAATCCTGACCTGAATGAATATGCTACTGACAGAGCGTTGACGGGTCTTTTCACCATGATCGCAGCACAGGAAAAAAGTATCCGTGAAAATCCTTTGGAAAGAACCACTGAGTTGTTAAAAAAAGTATTTGGAGCACAGAAATAA
- a CDS encoding response regulator transcription factor: MPSSTNHVLNCIAVDDEPFALKLIMDDIQKISFLKLIGSYSSPAEAEKALQENSIDLIFLDIQMPGVTGTQFLRSLANPPMVIFTTAYEEYALEGFELDVIDYLVKPIPFERFSKAANRALDQFKLIKEATPPSPEELFFFVRAEYKEIKIMFDDILYVEGLKDYVKIFLTSQTRPIMTRMNLKAIETKLPPKLFCRIHNSFIIPYSKIKSFQRSQVFIGTTPIPVGDKYAADFRKKYGHAE; the protein is encoded by the coding sequence ATGCCATCTTCAACGAATCATGTTTTAAACTGCATAGCAGTAGACGATGAGCCTTTTGCTTTGAAATTGATAATGGATGACATTCAGAAGATTTCATTCTTAAAACTAATCGGCTCTTATTCGTCGCCAGCAGAAGCTGAGAAGGCTCTTCAGGAAAATTCAATCGATCTTATATTTCTGGATATTCAAATGCCTGGAGTGACCGGAACTCAATTCCTTCGTTCTCTTGCTAATCCTCCCATGGTAATCTTCACAACTGCCTATGAGGAATATGCACTCGAGGGGTTTGAGCTTGATGTGATCGATTATCTTGTGAAGCCAATTCCGTTCGAAAGGTTTTCAAAAGCAGCAAATAGAGCTCTTGATCAATTTAAATTGATAAAAGAAGCAACACCGCCATCTCCTGAGGAACTTTTTTTCTTTGTCAGGGCTGAATACAAAGAGATAAAGATCATGTTTGATGATATCTTATATGTAGAAGGTCTTAAGGATTATGTGAAGATATTCCTGACTTCGCAAACGAGACCTATAATGACACGGATGAATCTTAAGGCAATCGAAACCAAATTGCCCCCGAAGCTCTTTTGCCGGATTCACAATTCCTTCATTATTCCGTATTCAAAGATCAAATCTTTTCAGCGCTCACAGGTATTTATTGGAACAACTCCTATCCCTGTTGGAGATAAGTATGCTGCCGACTTCAGAAAAAAGTATGGTCATGCAGAGTAA
- the paaN gene encoding phenylacetic acid degradation protein PaaN, whose protein sequence is MTLFEKHEAVLKRAIDAIHARTFYAAYAEQPHPAVYGDTADTDGQTKFKNSLGKKFEELNQPSPSGWEGQEESPYLQEALKISYPVFSADVLIERANNAFHAWRKVGINDRAGILIESLDNVKARFFEIAYATMHTTGQGYMMAFQASGPHAADRALEAIASGYEELSRFPASAVWDKPMGKFNLQLKKEWRPVPKGVSVVIGCSTFPTWNSVTGIYGSLMTGNPVIVKPHPGAILPIAIIVAEIQKVLVANNLDPAICQLGVDTYDKMISKDLAENKSVKLVDFTGNSVFGSYLEALPGKIVFTEKTGVNSVILDSVEDVDKVAANLAFSVNLYSGQMCTAPQNFYIPEDGIGSPSGKISFDQFAQKFIDNLNGLIDNPKAGPFVLGAVQNKKTSERVLESEKIQGKVWLKSRQFENPMFKRARVATPVVIEVNASQKDVFSKELFGPIALLIKTKNTDQSIALAKEMALQHGAISCGAYTTDDVVKEKIADEMSLAATPVSFNLTGGIYMNQNAAFSDYHVTGGNPSGNASFTNPEYVTKRFTWVGLREPMKVG, encoded by the coding sequence ATGACACTATTTGAAAAACACGAGGCCGTTTTAAAGAGAGCCATCGATGCAATCCACGCCCGTACATTCTATGCGGCCTACGCTGAGCAGCCGCACCCTGCTGTCTATGGTGATACAGCTGACACAGATGGTCAGACAAAATTTAAAAATTCCTTAGGTAAGAAATTTGAAGAACTGAACCAACCTTCACCATCAGGTTGGGAAGGTCAGGAAGAATCTCCATACCTGCAGGAAGCATTGAAGATCTCTTATCCTGTTTTCTCAGCAGATGTTTTGATTGAACGTGCGAACAATGCATTCCATGCCTGGAGAAAAGTTGGCATTAACGACCGTGCAGGAATTCTTATTGAATCACTGGATAATGTGAAAGCAAGATTCTTTGAAATTGCTTACGCAACAATGCATACCACAGGTCAGGGTTATATGATGGCGTTCCAGGCATCAGGTCCTCATGCGGCCGACCGGGCATTGGAAGCAATTGCTTCTGGCTATGAAGAGTTAAGCAGATTTCCAGCTTCTGCTGTATGGGATAAGCCCATGGGAAAATTTAATCTGCAATTGAAGAAGGAGTGGAGACCTGTTCCGAAAGGAGTTTCAGTTGTGATTGGCTGTTCAACTTTTCCAACCTGGAATTCCGTTACCGGAATCTATGGAAGTCTGATGACGGGAAATCCTGTTATCGTTAAACCTCATCCAGGAGCGATCCTGCCGATAGCGATTATCGTGGCAGAAATTCAAAAAGTTCTTGTGGCTAACAATCTTGATCCAGCAATTTGTCAATTGGGTGTTGACACGTATGATAAGATGATTTCAAAAGATCTGGCAGAGAACAAAAGTGTAAAGCTTGTGGACTTTACCGGCAATTCGGTTTTTGGATCCTACCTCGAGGCATTACCTGGAAAGATTGTATTTACTGAGAAGACAGGCGTTAATTCAGTGATCCTGGATTCAGTAGAAGACGTTGATAAAGTTGCTGCTAATCTTGCGTTTTCGGTCAACCTTTACAGCGGACAAATGTGCACAGCACCTCAGAATTTTTATATCCCTGAGGATGGAATTGGTTCTCCTTCCGGTAAAATCTCATTTGATCAGTTTGCTCAAAAGTTTATTGATAACCTGAATGGACTGATAGATAATCCAAAGGCAGGTCCTTTTGTTTTAGGCGCAGTTCAGAACAAGAAGACCAGTGAGCGGGTGCTTGAATCAGAAAAGATTCAGGGAAAAGTCTGGTTAAAATCGCGTCAGTTTGAAAATCCTATGTTTAAAAGAGCCAGAGTGGCAACTCCAGTAGTGATAGAAGTGAATGCGTCTCAAAAGGATGTGTTCAGTAAGGAACTTTTTGGTCCTATCGCTTTGCTGATCAAAACAAAAAACACCGATCAATCGATCGCACTTGCAAAAGAGATGGCGTTGCAACACGGAGCTATTTCCTGCGGGGCCTACACAACAGATGATGTGGTGAAAGAGAAGATTGCTGATGAAATGTCGTTGGCTGCCACACCAGTTTCATTCAATCTTACCGGAGGCATTTACATGAATCAGAATGCAGCGTTCTCAGATTATCATGTTACAGGTGGAAATCCTTCTGGCAATGCATCTTTTACAAATCCGGAATATGTAACGAAGCGATTCACATGGGTTGGATTGCGAGAACCGATGAAAGTTGGTTGA